GCTCCCCAAAAGATTCACCATTGGCATTGGCCCCCATGCGTAAATTTCCGTAACTGTTGTATGAGAAAGAAGACAGCGAGCTCCATTTGTTTCCGGCGAAATTCAAATCGAAATATTCTGTTAATCCCTCGTTGGCACTATTGTAATTGGCCATTACATTTCCCGAGAATAATTTGTTATTGGTTTGGGAGAGAAACATAGGATTTTTGGTTTTCATGTTGATGGCCCCACCTAGTGCATCACTTCCAAAAATAGTGGAAGACGGTCCAAAAAGAATGTCGACTTGTTCTAATATGTTTTCATCTACTGTAATTACATTTTGAAGGTGGCCTGATCTGTAAATAAGGTTATTCATGCGAATCCCGTCTACCAATAGCAGAATTTTATTGGCTTCAAGACCTCGGATTACCGGACTCCCGCCTCCTTGCTGGGATTTTTGAACAGTTATCGTTCCTGTATTGGCCAATATATCAGCCATGCTTTGGCTTTTTTGAAGCTCTATTTGTTTTTGGGAAATACGTTCAATAAGTTGATTTGTTTTTAAGTAGCGTTCAGTGCGAATATATATTTCTTTTAATTTAACTGATTTTATGCTGTCCGCAAGAGTTTGCGAATACCCAGCTATGGCGAAAAAAGTTGCCAGTAAAGTAAATTTTTTTTTCATTCCGTTTATGGTTATATAATTTCTCTTTTAACTGGCAAATGAATTAATTGACACGGAGGTTTGAGAAGATCGTTTTTTTTTTTTTTTTTTTGGGGGGCTGTTTTGATTTTTTTTGTTATCAGGTTTAGGCTTTTTGCGAATTGGAAATTCATCTGTACTTCAATCCTATTGCAGGCTTTTTGCATATTATTTTGATCCATTCTTTTAAGAGATAAAAGCAGTCATCTTTTTTCTTAATTAATTCTCTTTGTAAGATTAATTTCTTAAGAAACTATCGGTTATTTTTACTAGACAAGTAAAAAGCTAATGAAATGTGCTCGAACATATTTTATTTGTATTCTCGAGCATATAAAACTTTGGAAAATAGTTTTTTGGATATATAAATATATGCTTGAGAAAATTTATACATTTTAAGATTTTTTTCGCTTTTTTTCGCTTTTTTTTGTCTTTTTAAGCATCTTTTTCTTGTTTTTTAAATTGTTTCGAAATATAATCTTGTTTGCAAATATTTGACAACCAACTTTTTTTTAAAAGGATTTGCTAATTATACCAAATGAATTTCTACTTACAATTTCTATCCAATAAAGCTTGAGCCTCAGGATAATTTTTGGCTTTTGAAAGATTAAAGTATTGGCATGCTTTTTCTTTATCATTCTTTCTATCATAAGAAAGTCCTAGAAAAAACTCTATTCTACCGCTATTATTTTTGGGATTTTCATATGTTAGAACTTGCGAAAAGAAGGCTATGGCCTTCTCATAGCGGCCTAAATTAAAATAAATTCCCCCAATTCGCTTTAGAGCATTTTCATTATCAGGATCTATCTTTAGAACTTCTTGATAATTCTCTAACGCTTTCTTGTACTTTTTTTGATCTTGAAACACTTCTCCTCTCTTGATATAGATTGCTGATAGAATTGCAATCCTCCTTTGGCGCAGTATACTGTTATCGGGAAATTCTTTAACAGCTTTGTTTAAAAAATCAGTCAGTTTTTTTTCATCGTAACATAAAATTTGCAAGCTGTGTGCTGCGATGTTCCATGCTTCTGGACTTCTTACATGGCTTGTTATTAATTGATGCTGCCGTAAAATTTCTAAAGTATCGTGTTTCAATGTTGCTAAATGTTGAGCATATTGATAAGCTTTCAAATTTTTAGGGCGTAGCTTTAGACTTTCTTTGATATATACATAAGCACTGTCCGTATTTTTTTTTTCGATAGATATCAGGTATTTTTCCATCGCAATTCCTCCTAAATAAGGATTGATTTTTTCAGCTTTTGATAAGTACTTAAGCGCCATATCATACTTTTTTTCATGTGTATAATAACGAGCAGCAAACTCATAATAAGATTGAGACGTACTTAAAATATTTGGGCATACGGGTAATTGGCTCGCAATATAGTCACCGGTGAGTTTTCCTTTTATTTTATCTCCATCTTTATCGAGAATCAGTTCAGTTTCCAGATAACCCGCTTTACATCCCAAAATTGCAAAATACGCTGGTATTATTCCAATTAAGGCACACAGCAAATAAATATTATTTTTCCCGGTGCTAAATTCTAATTTCGATTGTTGAGGTTTGTTTAAAATTGTAAATACAACCAATAAACAAAAAGAAATAACCATTGTTCCTTTAAACATTGGAAAGTTAAAAAAGGAGTCGACTCCATAAGAAATAACCATCATTAAAGTTAATATAGCTACAATCCTTGAATTGTCATTAAATGGCTTTATAACGTTTCTAAAATTGAGAAAAAATAAAAAAACAAATAAGAAAAAATAAATTAATCCATTTATAACGCCTGTTTCTGCAAATATTTCTAAAAAATCATTGTGAGTATGAGTAGAAATGGTAGCATCGGAATTTTTATCTCTTTCATAAGGAATTGATTCTACAATATAATTACCTAACCCAACCCCTAAAATTGGGTTAGCTTGAGTCATTTTGATTGCGTTCCTCCAAAATTGAAGTCTTAAATTAGCAGACTGATCTCCACCTTTTATTTGCCCAATCCGATTTTCTATGGAAGAATATCGCTGTCTGTTTTCAGAATGCTTGAATGTAATATCTGCAATATAAATAGAGATTAAAACCGGGAAAATTAAAATTGCACAGGTAACAATTTTTTGTCTATACGGCAAAGATGTATTAATATAATACAATATAAAAATAAAATAAACTAAAAACAAACTAATGATTGCCGCTCTAGCTCCGGTTAATAAAATGACGATTGTGACCAATAATAAAGACACAAATAGGAACAATTTTTTATTGCCTGAAAAAGTGGTAATCCCGATAAGTAAAAAAGGGACTTTCAAATTCAAAGTAGCGGCAAGAATATTGATGTTTCCTGTGTTGCCAAACATCTTTGACAATGCTTCGCCTGTAGAAAAGTGATCGGCGATCTGTTTAAATTTATAAATTTCATAACCAGATTTTAAAATAGCAACGAGGCCTACTATAAGAATGATTTTGTAAATAAGGTAAAGTTTATTTTTAAGCAAAATCGAAAAATTAACTATTAAGCAAAATATAATCGTTAAATCAATTAAATTTGAAATAACCAGTGAAGCATTTTTTGCACCGAAAAACGAGAGGCCGCAAAAGAGAATAAATATTAAATAGATTCTTAGCAAAGAATTGTTTTTTAAAAAGTCAAAAGTGTCTACAGCAATAAATTCAGGTTTTAAATAAAAATAGACGGACATGATTATATTTAAAATCGAAAATTCTAAAAACTGGGGATATTGAATGCCCGAAATATTAAAATTAGGTAAGAAATCAATTGCAAAAAAAAGAATTATAAAGATAAGGGCGTAAAGATCTGCGCTTTTATTATTCTCAGCATAATTATTTGTTTCGATTCTATTCATTTTTATTGACTTATAAGTTATAACTACATTTAGATAAATTTTGCAAAATCACAATAGTGATGTTTAAATTATATAGTAATACAGTTGTTATTCTAACTTGCACGCAATTTTTTCAAAAATTGTTGCGCTATAAAACGATTCTGTATGTTAATTTTTTAATATAATTACTCTAAGAAGCTTCGTGGTGTCTGGCTTTACTTTTA
The Flavobacterium humidisoli DNA segment above includes these coding regions:
- a CDS encoding O-antigen ligase family protein, whose translation is MNRIETNNYAENNKSADLYALIFIILFFAIDFLPNFNISGIQYPQFLEFSILNIIMSVYFYLKPEFIAVDTFDFLKNNSLLRIYLIFILFCGLSFFGAKNASLVISNLIDLTIIFCLIVNFSILLKNKLYLIYKIILIVGLVAILKSGYEIYKFKQIADHFSTGEALSKMFGNTGNINILAATLNLKVPFLLIGITTFSGNKKLFLFVSLLLVTIVILLTGARAAIISLFLVYFIFILYYINTSLPYRQKIVTCAILIFPVLISIYIADITFKHSENRQRYSSIENRIGQIKGGDQSANLRLQFWRNAIKMTQANPILGVGLGNYIVESIPYERDKNSDATISTHTHNDFLEIFAETGVINGLIYFFLFVFLFFLNFRNVIKPFNDNSRIVAILTLMMVISYGVDSFFNFPMFKGTMVISFCLLVVFTILNKPQQSKLEFSTGKNNIYLLCALIGIIPAYFAILGCKAGYLETELILDKDGDKIKGKLTGDYIASQLPVCPNILSTSQSYYEFAARYYTHEKKYDMALKYLSKAEKINPYLGGIAMEKYLISIEKKNTDSAYVYIKESLKLRPKNLKAYQYAQHLATLKHDTLEILRQHQLITSHVRSPEAWNIAAHSLQILCYDEKKLTDFLNKAVKEFPDNSILRQRRIAILSAIYIKRGEVFQDQKKYKKALENYQEVLKIDPDNENALKRIGGIYFNLGRYEKAIAFFSQVLTYENPKNNSGRIEFFLGLSYDRKNDKEKACQYFNLSKAKNYPEAQALLDRNCK